One window of the Coriobacteriia bacterium genome contains the following:
- a CDS encoding WYL domain-containing protein produces the protein MARPAAHAIIDQMLAIMRLVNELSPADPTRAGAPVSLDDVADKLGMKPAAVKRGIELLNICSESMPGYFIDYDDKRNEVTPLRMDMAIDRTIGLTPHEAMALLTALDAMGFDRDDPLAKALGHALPPLTRERISGVQTQAAIAGTSDILGVLSQAIVEHLVVRLSYRSLTDAEPHTREVEPYSLSYDLEETAWYLTAWCHKAQAWRTFRVDRIAEASLTEESFASPLDARGTQGPTPVSDFLDGAQLATLAVHDPACVGDASLEPWRGLRPADERTAEAWVSHLGAEAQDGAFIATIPWIPDQPWLARMVVSTLGGVEALDPPELRTQVSSLAQDLLGQLG, from the coding sequence ATGGCTAGACCAGCAGCACACGCCATCATCGACCAGATGCTCGCCATCATGCGCCTCGTCAACGAGCTCTCCCCCGCCGACCCCACGCGGGCTGGTGCGCCCGTCTCTCTTGACGACGTGGCTGACAAGCTCGGTATGAAACCCGCTGCCGTCAAACGCGGCATCGAGCTGCTCAACATCTGCAGCGAGAGCATGCCTGGCTACTTCATCGACTATGACGACAAGCGCAACGAGGTAACGCCCCTGCGCATGGATATGGCAATCGATCGCACGATCGGCCTGACGCCACACGAGGCCATGGCCCTGCTCACCGCTTTGGATGCCATGGGGTTCGATCGCGACGACCCGCTCGCCAAAGCGCTGGGGCACGCCCTGCCCCCACTGACGAGGGAGCGCATCAGCGGCGTGCAGACGCAGGCAGCCATCGCGGGGACGTCTGACATACTCGGCGTGCTCTCACAGGCCATCGTCGAGCATCTCGTCGTGCGGCTCTCCTATCGCAGCCTGACTGACGCGGAGCCCCACACGAGAGAGGTGGAGCCGTACTCCCTCTCATATGATCTCGAGGAAACAGCCTGGTATCTCACCGCCTGGTGCCACAAAGCTCAGGCGTGGCGCACGTTTCGCGTCGACCGTATCGCAGAGGCATCGCTGACGGAGGAGTCGTTCGCATCCCCCCTCGACGCACGGGGAACGCAAGGGCCTACTCCTGTCTCAGACTTCCTCGACGGCGCCCAGCTCGCAACGCTTGCGGTGCACGATCCCGCATGCGTGGGCGATGCCTCTCTCGAGCCGTGGCGCGGATTGCGTCCGGCTGACGAGCGCACAGCGGAGGCCTGGGTCTCCCATCTCGGCGCGGAAGCGCAGGACGGCGCCTTTATCGCAACGATACCCTGGATACCGGATCAGCCTTGGCTCGCCCGCATGGTTGTCTCGACGCTCGGCGGCGTCGAAGCCCTCGATCCGCCTGAGCTACGCACCCAGGTAAGCTCCCTTGCGCAAGATCTCCTGGGGCAGTTGGGGTAA
- a CDS encoding WYL domain-containing protein, which produces MARENSMQAKEPAIAVSLALLLDGRRQGLTLSQIMNTGALLIDDRPESDATLRKRFERARARLGQVGIVISIAPGSEAEQEPRYVLDAGLSYSAEQSVQLSGEQALRLSYLLAICEQADLPFRDDLERARLRLTTMMRVEVDGDASAPGLAPAASSHAGLPTSDGANEPALDVISDAYAHAHPIEFSYVNAHGEPSRRTVAVYGLFTHRAHTYVVGFDEGRRGVRVFRVGRIATEPAPAIDTRRTYAVPADFSLSDYRHLPFQYGEEPFIATFRDTRGMTDRERSALTQDLGSWEIAKTDVASHDRATWTVEASDVEEAARWSTHALSTNGLLPISPERLVSAVRDGLERTVRIHG; this is translated from the coding sequence GTGGCGAGAGAAAACTCGATGCAAGCCAAGGAGCCTGCCATTGCGGTGAGCCTAGCCCTGCTGCTGGACGGTCGCCGTCAGGGGCTCACGCTCAGCCAGATCATGAATACGGGGGCCCTACTCATCGACGACCGCCCCGAAAGTGACGCCACACTACGCAAGCGCTTTGAGCGGGCCCGCGCGCGGCTCGGGCAGGTCGGAATCGTCATCTCCATCGCCCCAGGGTCAGAAGCGGAGCAGGAGCCGCGCTACGTCCTGGACGCGGGCCTGTCCTACAGTGCCGAGCAGTCCGTGCAGCTCAGCGGCGAGCAGGCCTTACGACTCAGCTACCTGCTCGCCATCTGTGAGCAGGCCGATCTGCCGTTTCGGGACGATCTCGAGCGAGCCCGCTTGCGTCTCACCACCATGATGCGCGTAGAGGTCGACGGGGACGCCTCTGCACCGGGTCTCGCGCCAGCGGCGTCTTCCCATGCCGGGCTCCCGACGAGCGACGGTGCAAACGAGCCCGCACTCGATGTCATCAGCGACGCATATGCCCACGCTCATCCCATTGAGTTTTCCTACGTCAACGCCCACGGCGAACCGTCGCGCCGGACCGTCGCCGTCTACGGGCTCTTCACGCACCGGGCCCACACCTACGTCGTCGGCTTTGACGAGGGTCGCCGCGGCGTGCGCGTCTTCCGCGTTGGGCGCATCGCCACCGAGCCGGCCCCCGCAATCGATACTCGGCGAACGTACGCCGTCCCCGCCGATTTTTCCCTCAGCGACTACCGCCACCTGCCGTTCCAGTACGGCGAGGAGCCGTTTATCGCAACATTTCGTGACACGCGCGGCATGACGGATCGCGAGAGGTCTGCGCTGACCCAGGATCTCGGCTCGTGGGAAATAGCCAAGACAGATGTGGCCTCGCACGACAGGGCCACGTGGACAGTCGAGGCATCCGACGTCGAGGAAGCCGCTCGCTGGTCCACCCACGCGCTCTCCACGAATGGGCTGCTTCCCATCTCGCCTGAACGCCTCGTCAGCGCCGTGCGCGACGGTCTGGAAAGGACGGTACGCATCCATGGCTAG